Proteins from a single region of Flavobacterium sp. K5-23:
- a CDS encoding response regulator transcription factor produces the protein MIKVCLADNYPVVHFGVKSFFKDHAEISIVANVGSFLMIRDILLTKDIDVLILDLELEGLSSIFEVKAIIKNFPKTKIIIYSGLSEQIYAPNAIKAGVSGFVHKKEKLETLGISIIKVNQGKIIINETVKKNLALIAKQSKSERLYRKLSNREVEVLRYLSGGKKNHEIADILGLNEKTISTYKLRLLTKLNVTNLVDLVNKAKKLEIV, from the coding sequence ATGATTAAAGTTTGTTTAGCAGATAACTACCCAGTAGTACACTTTGGCGTAAAATCTTTTTTTAAAGATCACGCTGAAATTTCAATTGTTGCCAATGTAGGTAGCTTTTTGATGATCCGGGATATACTCCTTACTAAAGATATAGATGTTTTAATCTTAGACTTAGAATTAGAAGGTCTTTCCAGTATTTTTGAAGTTAAAGCAATAATTAAAAATTTTCCGAAAACAAAAATCATTATCTACAGTGGTCTTTCGGAGCAAATATATGCGCCTAATGCTATCAAAGCTGGGGTTTCAGGATTTGTTCATAAAAAAGAGAAACTAGAAACATTAGGAATATCGATTATTAAGGTAAATCAAGGAAAGATAATTATCAATGAAACCGTTAAGAAAAACTTAGCTTTAATTGCAAAACAAAGCAAAAGCGAACGTTTGTACCGAAAACTTTCAAATCGTGAAGTAGAAGTTTTACGTTATTTAAGTGGTGGTAAGAAGAATCACGAAATTGCTGATATTCTTGGTTTAAACGAAAAAACGATAAGTACTTATAAATTAAGATTACTTACAAAACTTAACGTTACAAACTTAGTTGATTTAGTCAACAAGGCAAAAAAACTAGAAATAGTTTAA
- the dnaG gene encoding DNA primase gives MISKATIDTVFETARVEEVIGDFVQLKRAGSNFKGLSPFSDERSPSFMVSPVKQIWKDFSTGKGGNSVAFLMEHEHFTYPEAIRYLAKKYNIEIEETEQSDAEKANTDTRESMYLVSEFAKNYFHNTLLNTEEGKAIGYSYFKERGFTNDTIKKFSLGYSPETWDSFTKEALGKGYKLEFLESTGLTIPKDDRPFDRFKGRVMFPIQSMSGRILGFGGRILSNDKKAAKYLNSPESDIYHKSKVLYGIFQAKQSIAKLNNCYLVEGYTDVIQFNQAGIENVVSSSGTALTPDQIRLVNRLTKNITVLFDGDAAGLRASIRGIDLILEEGMNVKVCTFPDGDDPDSFAKKTSHDDLIAYLDNNAKDFIQFKASLLMDEAKNDPIKKADLIRDMVVSISKIPDRIQREIYIQECSRIMDISEQVLVSTLAQLTQKDVADVAKKQKSEQKSFEVIKNENPETVGKVDVLGNVEREIIRFLLLYGNRNENFEEIFMKSNDEGEIIEVSEFKESKVFQKIFLSLQEDEIEFASPVFKVIYEDLINYYLQNENSGVEKYINHLQAGVPQEITTIMMEDEKYVLHDWIGQNIIPKTIEETLNQGVSDTLFTLRWFLISEIIDNLKNAISNEPGSDNVESLSMVMSYIELRGKFSKKLGRVVVRYH, from the coding sequence TTGATTTCAAAAGCTACAATAGATACTGTTTTCGAAACCGCTCGTGTTGAGGAGGTTATTGGTGATTTTGTTCAGCTTAAACGGGCAGGAAGTAACTTTAAAGGTTTGAGTCCGTTTTCTGATGAGCGTTCTCCATCGTTTATGGTCTCACCTGTAAAGCAAATATGGAAAGATTTTAGTACGGGAAAAGGAGGTAATTCTGTTGCGTTTTTGATGGAGCATGAACATTTTACTTATCCGGAAGCAATTCGCTATTTGGCTAAAAAGTACAATATTGAAATCGAAGAAACGGAACAGTCTGATGCTGAGAAAGCAAATACCGATACAAGGGAAAGTATGTATCTGGTTTCTGAATTTGCAAAGAATTATTTTCACAATACACTTTTAAACACCGAAGAAGGTAAGGCAATAGGATATTCTTATTTTAAAGAAAGAGGATTCACTAATGACACCATTAAGAAATTTAGTTTAGGGTATTCACCTGAAACCTGGGACTCTTTTACAAAAGAAGCTTTAGGGAAAGGATATAAATTAGAATTTCTTGAAAGTACAGGTTTGACTATCCCAAAAGACGACAGGCCTTTTGACCGTTTCAAAGGACGTGTAATGTTTCCTATACAAAGTATGTCGGGAAGGATTCTTGGTTTTGGGGGAAGGATTCTTTCGAATGATAAAAAAGCAGCTAAGTATCTCAATTCACCTGAAAGTGATATTTACCATAAGAGCAAAGTGTTGTATGGTATTTTTCAGGCTAAACAATCCATAGCCAAATTAAATAATTGTTATTTAGTTGAAGGATACACGGATGTAATACAATTCAATCAAGCAGGAATAGAAAATGTTGTTTCTTCTTCAGGAACTGCTTTAACTCCTGATCAAATACGATTGGTTAATAGGTTGACAAAAAACATAACTGTTCTTTTTGATGGTGATGCAGCTGGACTTCGTGCTTCCATTCGAGGAATCGATTTGATTCTTGAAGAAGGAATGAATGTGAAAGTGTGTACTTTTCCTGATGGAGATGATCCTGATAGTTTTGCTAAAAAAACCTCGCATGATGATTTAATTGCTTATTTAGATAATAACGCAAAAGATTTTATACAGTTCAAAGCATCCCTTTTAATGGACGAAGCCAAGAACGACCCAATTAAGAAAGCCGATTTGATTCGGGACATGGTTGTAAGTATTTCTAAAATACCGGATAGAATTCAACGCGAAATTTACATACAGGAATGTTCTCGAATAATGGATATTTCGGAACAGGTATTGGTAAGTACTTTAGCGCAGTTAACTCAAAAAGATGTTGCAGATGTTGCAAAAAAGCAAAAATCAGAACAAAAATCATTTGAAGTAATAAAAAATGAAAACCCAGAGACAGTTGGGAAAGTAGATGTTTTAGGTAACGTAGAACGCGAAATAATCAGATTCCTTTTACTGTATGGTAATAGAAATGAAAATTTTGAAGAAATTTTTATGAAATCAAATGATGAAGGTGAAATTATTGAGGTTTCAGAATTCAAAGAGTCAAAAGTTTTCCAAAAAATATTTTTAAGTTTACAAGAAGACGAAATAGAGTTTGCTAGTCCAGTTTTTAAAGTTATTTACGAAGATTTGATAAATTATTATCTTCAAAATGAAAATTCTGGAGTAGAAAAGTACATTAACCATTTACAAGCTGGTGTGCCGCAAGAAATAACTACTATTATGATGGAAGATGAAAAATATGTTCTGCATGACTGGATAGGACAAAATATAATTCCAAAAACAATAGAAGAAACATTAAATCAAGGTGTGTCAGATACTTTGTTTACCCTAAGGTGGTTTTTGATAAGTGAAATCATCGATAATTTAAAAAATGCTATCTCAAATGAGCCAGGTTCAGATAATGTTGAGTCGTTATCAATGGTGATGAGCTACATTGAATTAAGAGGGAAATTCTCGAAAAAATTAGGTAGAGTTGTGGTTCGTTACCATTGA